A region of Chitinophaga horti DNA encodes the following proteins:
- a CDS encoding helix-turn-helix domain-containing protein: MSRRLLKHSFSLLHVDHVQLDTKWNYKHVISPYYRMYYIDEGEGMVSNEQHKLTLEPGFLYLIPSFTLCNLSCPSYLSQYFIQFFEEAPDGISLFYHNRALMKVPASDTDIVNIKRILAINPGRGINRSDNPKVYEKDVYYREYQELNHLQSDAIYLETQGILLQLISRFVGSEKNTIHQNPIIPSKILDTIAYIQINLKKPLTIAHLAARINQNRDYFSRQFLEFTGMRPLNYVHEKRIERAQYLIAASSAPYADIAEEVGFDSLPHFSKVFKKITGNTPNRYRQQHRSVNTI, from the coding sequence ATGAGTAGAAGACTTCTGAAGCACTCTTTTTCCCTGCTCCACGTAGATCACGTTCAACTGGATACGAAATGGAATTATAAACACGTGATCAGTCCATACTACCGGATGTACTATATCGATGAAGGCGAAGGGATGGTATCGAACGAGCAGCATAAACTAACCCTTGAGCCAGGATTCCTCTACCTGATTCCCAGTTTTACCTTATGCAACCTGAGTTGCCCATCTTATTTAAGCCAGTATTTTATCCAGTTTTTTGAAGAGGCACCGGATGGCATATCGCTGTTCTACCACAACCGCGCACTGATGAAGGTCCCTGCATCAGACACCGACATTGTCAATATCAAACGCATCCTGGCAATTAATCCCGGACGCGGCATTAACAGGTCGGACAATCCGAAAGTGTATGAAAAAGATGTTTATTACCGCGAATACCAGGAATTGAATCATTTGCAAAGTGATGCGATTTACCTGGAAACGCAGGGCATCCTGCTGCAGTTGATTTCGAGATTTGTGGGCAGTGAAAAAAACACGATCCATCAAAACCCGATCATTCCATCCAAGATATTAGACACGATTGCCTACATCCAGATCAACCTGAAAAAGCCGCTGACCATCGCACACCTTGCTGCCCGCATCAACCAGAACCGCGATTATTTTTCCCGCCAGTTTTTGGAGTTTACCGGGATGCGGCCCTTAAATTACGTGCATGAAAAAAGGATCGAGCGGGCACAATATCTTATTGCGGCGAGCAGCGCACCCTATGCAGACATTGCCGAAGAAGTAGGGTTCGACAGTCTGCCCCATTTTTCAAAAGTGTTTAAAAAGATAACCGGCAATACCCCGAACCGGTACCGGCAGCAGCATCGGTCAGTCAACACCATCTAG
- a CDS encoding L-rhamnose mutarotase, with translation MKRYTLALDLVDDPALIAEYELWHRAENGWPEVRKSIADAGIENMEIYRTGNRLFMIMETQENFSFERKSNLDAGNPKVQEWEALMWKFQQPLPWAHDGQKWILMNKIFQLTNKDISHHE, from the coding sequence ATGAAAAGGTACACACTGGCGCTCGATCTTGTAGACGATCCGGCGCTGATCGCAGAATATGAATTATGGCACAGGGCGGAAAACGGTTGGCCCGAGGTGCGCAAAAGCATTGCAGATGCGGGTATCGAGAATATGGAAATCTATCGTACCGGCAATCGCCTGTTTATGATCATGGAAACGCAGGAGAATTTTTCTTTCGAACGAAAATCGAACCTCGATGCCGGTAATCCAAAGGTGCAGGAATGGGAGGCATTAATGTGGAAGTTCCAACAACCGCTTCCCTGGGCACATGACGGACAAAAATGGATATTGATGAACAAAATATTTCAGTTAACGAACAAAGATATCAGCCACCATGAATAG
- a CDS encoding lytic transglycosylase domain-containing protein, with the protein MKHFTSVTLAFLAGGLFISLLGFKENSISKPLPADTLRNTLQPEVPAAMTFAGEAVPLDRWDVRERLDRELLFNYHNKPHILYTIKLANRYFPIIEERLKANGVPDDFKYLCVAESNLVATAISKAGAVSFWQFMNGTAPNYNLSVNQQVDQRYDIRKSTDAACRYLKQAYARFGSWTAAAASYNCGMGGYNSHASYQRTQHYYDLHLPEETSRYIFRILTFKHLMSNADELGFHLAEEDKYQPIASREVTVSRSIPDLAAFAIQEGTNYKTLRLMNPWVRGKSLSVAAGSTHTLYLPAK; encoded by the coding sequence ATGAAACATTTTACATCCGTTACACTGGCGTTCCTGGCCGGCGGGCTTTTCATCTCCCTGCTTGGCTTTAAAGAGAACAGCATCAGCAAACCCTTACCGGCAGATACGCTGCGGAATACGTTGCAGCCGGAGGTACCGGCAGCAATGACCTTTGCCGGGGAAGCCGTGCCCCTGGACCGGTGGGATGTACGGGAACGGCTCGACCGCGAACTGTTGTTTAATTACCACAACAAGCCGCACATCCTGTATACCATCAAGCTAGCCAACCGCTACTTTCCCATTATTGAAGAAAGGCTGAAAGCCAATGGCGTACCGGATGATTTCAAATACCTCTGTGTAGCGGAAAGCAACCTGGTTGCCACCGCCATTTCGAAAGCAGGTGCAGTAAGCTTCTGGCAATTTATGAATGGCACCGCGCCCAATTATAATTTATCCGTGAACCAGCAGGTAGATCAGCGGTACGACATCCGCAAATCCACAGATGCTGCCTGCCGTTACCTGAAACAGGCCTATGCCCGCTTCGGCAGCTGGACGGCCGCCGCGGCTTCCTACAACTGCGGGATGGGCGGTTATAATTCACACGCCAGCTACCAGCGTACGCAGCATTATTACGACCTGCATCTGCCGGAGGAAACCAGTCGTTACATCTTCCGGATACTGACGTTCAAACACCTGATGTCGAATGCGGATGAACTGGGATTCCATCTGGCTGAAGAAGATAAATACCAGCCCATTGCTTCTCGCGAAGTGACCGTATCACGTTCTATACCCGACCTGGCGGCGTTTGCGATACAGGAGGGCACGAATTATAAAACATTAAGGCTGATGAATCCCTGGGTACGAGGAAAATCATTGAGTGTAGCGGCGGGCAGTACGCACACGTTGTATCTGCCGGCTAAATAA
- a CDS encoding RagB/SusD family nutrient uptake outer membrane protein, with the protein MKKVKILLACMVTIGLSSCSKFLDEKPSNQVDAGTSIKTPADAQIMINGIERSMTNGDYYGRNFVLYADAKGGDMTIPSQGRGNDGLYTFNHAPTTGSYSGYWSQIYFVLLQVNNLLQNIAQLEATGVTGFDTYKGQALTLRALMYFDLVRLYGKSYDDNKTAYGVPNITTPIPSSAQPLRNTVEENYTQILADLKAAAPLLGKTKNNGFINYFGNIALQARVYLYMKDYMNALKFAEEVITTSPYVLYTNGNWVDSWKTQFGTESIFELGIYPLEGDLGLTSLGAYLRKKGEGGSNVLGWYMASDYFLTRLKQDPADVRWGVMNDDELSTPAAPRKGALYKYNGSTTLAGDGKTTPTAVNIKVIRLSEIYLIAAEAAMPTDAGKAATYLNAIRKRSPNLPAATAATVTLDMILEERSKELFGEGHRFFDMIRLNQSITFNDEVIGLTVATRPKTIDRTFFKTLLPISQTEINANPGLQAQQNPQYNQ; encoded by the coding sequence ATGAAGAAAGTGAAAATACTATTGGCATGCATGGTTACGATCGGCCTGTCATCCTGCAGCAAATTCCTGGACGAAAAACCCTCTAACCAGGTAGATGCCGGCACCTCGATCAAAACGCCTGCCGATGCACAGATCATGATCAACGGTATTGAACGCAGCATGACCAACGGCGACTATTACGGCAGGAATTTCGTTTTGTATGCCGATGCCAAAGGCGGCGATATGACCATTCCATCGCAAGGCCGGGGCAACGACGGCCTGTACACCTTTAACCACGCTCCCACTACGGGCAGTTATTCCGGGTATTGGTCACAGATTTATTTTGTATTGCTGCAAGTGAATAACCTGCTGCAAAACATTGCGCAACTGGAGGCAACGGGCGTTACCGGCTTTGATACCTATAAGGGACAGGCGCTTACGCTACGGGCGCTGATGTACTTTGACCTGGTGCGACTGTACGGTAAATCGTACGATGACAACAAGACCGCTTATGGCGTACCGAACATCACGACGCCGATCCCATCTTCCGCACAACCGCTGCGCAATACTGTGGAAGAAAACTATACGCAGATACTCGCCGACCTGAAAGCCGCGGCCCCTTTGCTTGGTAAGACAAAAAACAACGGCTTTATCAACTACTTCGGCAACATTGCGTTGCAGGCCCGTGTTTACCTGTACATGAAGGATTATATGAACGCGTTGAAGTTTGCGGAAGAGGTGATCACGACCAGTCCTTATGTACTTTACACCAACGGCAATTGGGTCGATTCGTGGAAAACCCAGTTTGGTACGGAGTCTATTTTTGAACTGGGTATTTACCCGCTGGAAGGAGACCTGGGGCTTACATCCCTGGGGGCCTATCTCCGGAAAAAAGGAGAAGGCGGCAGTAATGTGCTGGGCTGGTACATGGCGAGCGACTACTTCCTGACCCGGTTGAAACAAGACCCGGCGGATGTGCGCTGGGGCGTGATGAATGATGATGAATTGTCCACCCCGGCTGCTCCCCGCAAAGGCGCCCTGTACAAATACAATGGCAGCACCACATTGGCCGGCGATGGAAAGACCACCCCAACAGCCGTGAACATTAAAGTGATACGCCTTTCAGAAATCTACCTGATTGCTGCCGAAGCTGCTATGCCCACCGATGCAGGCAAGGCCGCCACTTACCTGAACGCTATTCGTAAACGCTCGCCAAACTTACCCGCCGCCACCGCTGCTACGGTAACGCTGGATATGATCCTGGAGGAAAGAAGTAAAGAGCTGTTTGGGGAAGGACACCGGTTCTTTGATATGATCCGTTTGAATCAATCCATCACGTTCAATGATGAGGTAATTGGTTTAACCGTGGCCACGCGGCCGAAAACGATCGACAGAACGTTCTTTAAAACCCTTCTTCCTATCTCGCAGACGGAGATTAACGCGAACCCGGGGTTACAGGCACAGCAGAATCCACAGTACAATCAATAG
- a CDS encoding SusC/RagA family TonB-linked outer membrane protein: MIKNALLLLFGLLAGSMASYAQTTVRGKVTDNTQAGAPGVSVQVKGTNTGVVTAGDGTYTIVMPANGNTLVFSLMGFTTQEVAVNGRAVVDVEMQQNTQALDEVMVVAYGTAKKGTYTGAASVIKQNDIKDVPSTSFQNALVGRAAGIQVTTSTGQAGGTPAIRIRGMGSMNASNEPLYVIDGVPVVSGDQGNLSGSYIGSNNVMNTLNPADIETITILKDAAASSLYGSRAANGVVLITTKKGRQGKPAVRLASSIGFTPSWATDNYETAGVQEQVNMLYRVFHDYRTSAGQTPTQANTYALNQLNTRFNKHGYKFATAGTGLNENVNITGMTDGLVNREGTYYDWEDAYFGTGIYQTNDLSVSGGDANTTYYTSLNYTKDQNRIKINKFDRISGRANITQKVGKHLEFATNIAIARNGQSGFNDTRNTGANYFFQVRNLLWPFYWPTDYKTGLPWTARYGSLAQNNVYYNDRWDNESITKRFSVNEAITLNILPELSLKSVFSFDNSAINDHLYYSSIHYNGAATNGVVNETSANISKLVSSNTANYAKQLGKHNVTALAGFEAEKNKVSFQSATGTNLPSSSLATLSTAGAFTASGFDYGNAIVSVLSRLEYNYDQKYFASASYRRDGSSKLAPETRWGNFWSGAASWKISGEEFMKDVEVISNLRLRASYGINGTLPTQNYGWRSLTNYTNKYNGNAGGFLATNANPDLTWETNYTANVGLDFGLFAQRLTGSIEFFNRDSRNLLQDIPISTTTGFGSALGNVGEMNNRGVEIEVGGDIINNADGFRWTASLNASFIQAKVTKLYGGRDIIWYDPTGGDSRAQFIYREGQPTLSFYGFEWAGVNPETGANVWYVNDPADSKTGDFLYNGRGATNSFAKANYKIIGNAMPDVYGGLNTDVSYKGLTLAFNFIYKIGGQLYDGAFKDVADDGYYWERIRAQEVWDNMWTPERKGGTLPLLRGTDLTDPIQHSSRQLHDASFFRLKNINLAYALPTQLLRRVGISNARVFFNGTNLLTFSRYKIADPEVNQYGTRGWETPIGKTYTFGLDLNF, from the coding sequence ATGATCAAGAACGCATTATTGCTGCTGTTCGGGCTGTTAGCCGGCAGTATGGCCTCGTATGCCCAAACGACGGTCAGGGGCAAAGTTACAGACAATACCCAGGCGGGTGCGCCGGGTGTGAGCGTACAGGTAAAGGGCACCAATACAGGGGTCGTTACCGCAGGCGACGGCACCTATACCATTGTAATGCCGGCGAATGGCAATACGCTTGTGTTTTCGCTGATGGGCTTTACCACCCAGGAAGTGGCCGTTAATGGCCGCGCGGTAGTGGATGTTGAAATGCAGCAAAACACTCAGGCGCTGGATGAAGTGATGGTCGTGGCTTACGGCACTGCGAAGAAAGGTACTTACACGGGTGCCGCGTCTGTGATCAAACAAAATGATATCAAAGATGTGCCCTCCACCTCCTTCCAGAATGCGTTGGTGGGACGGGCAGCCGGCATACAGGTGACTACTTCTACGGGCCAGGCCGGCGGCACCCCTGCCATCCGCATCAGGGGTATGGGGTCGATGAATGCGAGTAATGAGCCTTTGTATGTGATAGACGGTGTGCCCGTCGTATCCGGCGACCAGGGCAACCTGAGTGGCTCTTACATTGGTTCCAATAACGTGATGAACACCTTAAATCCGGCCGACATTGAAACGATCACTATCCTGAAAGATGCGGCCGCGTCGTCCTTATACGGCTCCCGCGCAGCCAACGGCGTGGTGCTGATCACGACCAAAAAGGGGCGGCAGGGTAAACCTGCGGTGCGCCTGGCCTCTTCTATCGGCTTTACCCCTTCGTGGGCGACCGATAACTACGAGACTGCAGGCGTGCAGGAACAGGTGAACATGCTCTACAGGGTGTTTCATGACTACCGCACCTCCGCCGGGCAAACGCCGACACAGGCTAATACGTATGCGCTTAACCAGCTGAATACGCGATTCAACAAACATGGTTATAAGTTCGCTACCGCCGGTACTGGATTGAATGAGAACGTGAACATTACAGGTATGACAGATGGCCTGGTGAACCGCGAGGGTACGTATTATGATTGGGAAGATGCGTATTTCGGTACGGGCATTTACCAGACGAATGATCTCTCTGTAAGCGGTGGCGATGCCAATACCACCTATTACACCTCGCTGAACTATACGAAAGATCAAAACAGGATTAAGATCAATAAATTCGACCGTATTTCCGGCCGTGCGAACATTACTCAGAAAGTAGGCAAACACCTGGAATTTGCCACGAACATCGCGATTGCGCGTAACGGGCAGTCGGGCTTCAACGATACACGCAATACCGGCGCTAACTACTTCTTCCAGGTGAGAAACCTGTTATGGCCTTTTTACTGGCCAACCGATTATAAAACAGGGCTGCCATGGACGGCGCGTTACGGCAGCCTGGCGCAGAACAACGTTTACTATAACGACCGTTGGGACAATGAATCCATCACCAAACGGTTCTCGGTAAATGAGGCCATCACCCTGAATATACTGCCGGAGTTGAGCCTGAAATCTGTTTTTTCTTTTGACAACTCGGCCATCAATGATCACCTGTATTACAGCTCCATCCACTACAACGGCGCGGCTACTAACGGCGTGGTGAATGAGACCAGCGCCAACATCAGCAAACTGGTTTCATCCAATACCGCCAACTACGCAAAACAGTTAGGTAAGCATAATGTAACCGCACTGGCAGGTTTTGAAGCGGAGAAAAACAAGGTATCCTTCCAGAGTGCCACCGGCACTAATCTTCCCTCCAGTTCGTTAGCGACACTTTCCACCGCCGGTGCGTTTACTGCCAGCGGCTTCGACTACGGGAATGCGATCGTTTCGGTGCTGTCGCGGTTAGAGTACAATTATGACCAGAAATACTTTGCATCCGCCTCTTATCGTCGCGACGGTTCTTCCAAACTCGCACCGGAAACGCGCTGGGGCAACTTTTGGTCAGGCGCAGCCTCCTGGAAGATCAGTGGAGAAGAATTTATGAAAGATGTGGAAGTGATCAGCAACCTGCGCCTGCGGGCATCCTACGGTATTAACGGTACGCTGCCGACGCAGAACTACGGATGGCGCTCCCTCACCAACTATACCAACAAGTACAATGGTAACGCTGGCGGTTTCCTTGCCACCAACGCCAATCCGGACCTCACCTGGGAAACAAACTACACCGCCAACGTGGGCCTCGACTTCGGATTGTTCGCACAACGCCTTACCGGTAGCATTGAGTTCTTCAACCGCGACTCCCGGAACCTGTTGCAGGACATTCCCATCTCCACGACGACCGGCTTCGGCAGTGCGTTAGGCAATGTAGGCGAAATGAATAACCGGGGAGTAGAAATAGAAGTGGGCGGAGACATCATCAACAACGCAGACGGGTTCAGATGGACTGCTTCTTTGAACGCCTCCTTCATACAGGCTAAGGTGACAAAGTTGTATGGCGGCCGGGATATTATCTGGTACGACCCCACCGGCGGGGACTCCCGCGCCCAGTTCATCTACCGCGAAGGGCAACCCACGCTTAGCTTTTATGGCTTTGAATGGGCGGGCGTAAATCCGGAAACCGGCGCGAACGTTTGGTATGTGAATGATCCTGCCGATTCAAAAACCGGCGATTTCTTGTATAACGGGCGCGGTGCTACGAACAGCTTTGCCAAAGCGAACTACAAAATCATCGGGAATGCCATGCCCGACGTATATGGCGGCTTAAATACCGACGTTTCGTACAAAGGCCTTACCCTCGCCTTCAATTTCATTTACAAGATCGGTGGACAGTTATATGATGGGGCCTTTAAAGATGTGGCAGACGATGGCTATTACTGGGAAAGGATCAGGGCACAGGAAGTATGGGATAATATGTGGACGCCGGAAAGAAAAGGCGGTACCCTGCCCCTGCTGCGTGGCACGGACTTAACCGACCCCATACAACACAGCAGCCGGCAGCTGCACGATGCCAGCTTCTTCCGGCTTAAAAACATCAACCTGGCTTATGCCCTACCCACCCAGTTGTTGCGCAGGGTTGGCATCTCCAACGCAAGGGTGTTTTTTAACGGCACCAACCTGCTGACGTTCTCCCGGTACAAAATTGCGGATCCCGAGGTGAACCAATACGGCACCCGCGGATGGGAAACGCCGATCGGCAAAACCTACACCTTTGGCCTCGACCTCAATTTCTAA
- a CDS encoding DUF1826 domain-containing protein, translating to MIDLSHGEGQVQLVKSFQELVATPFSGQMNAICWERELAGDFAEIVNKLPLSGNITTVEADELLELQLSERGQLARDILLNDMALLQAHGASPSLNVIKYYDRDDALPFFATDVYSFHVDRSPVPTDTFLCTYHGDSSDILPNSQGVQKVLIPEIRRELRQLYDGPEEGFEAFLSEHFFDLHYQAKPGARPVNLGVGHLWRLAVDHPESAVPPCLHRAPEEKSGVYRLLLIC from the coding sequence ATGATAGATTTGTCGCATGGAGAAGGCCAGGTCCAACTGGTGAAAAGTTTCCAGGAACTGGTTGCTACGCCATTCTCCGGGCAGATGAATGCGATTTGCTGGGAGCGCGAACTGGCGGGCGATTTCGCTGAGATCGTTAACAAGCTGCCGTTAAGCGGGAATATTACAACGGTTGAGGCGGATGAGCTGCTTGAACTACAGCTAAGTGAGCGGGGACAACTTGCCCGTGACATCCTTTTAAATGACATGGCGCTGTTACAAGCACATGGTGCGTCGCCGAGCCTGAACGTGATAAAATACTATGACCGCGATGATGCGCTGCCGTTCTTTGCTACCGACGTTTATTCGTTTCACGTAGACCGGTCGCCCGTACCGACGGATACTTTCTTATGCACGTATCATGGCGATTCGAGCGATATACTGCCCAACTCGCAGGGCGTACAGAAAGTACTGATCCCGGAGATCCGGCGCGAGCTCAGGCAACTATATGACGGCCCGGAGGAGGGCTTTGAAGCGTTTTTAAGTGAGCACTTCTTTGACCTGCATTACCAGGCGAAACCAGGGGCACGTCCGGTGAACCTGGGCGTCGGGCATTTGTGGCGGCTGGCGGTCGATCATCCGGAAAGTGCTGTGCCGCCTTGTTTGCACAGGGCACCGGAGGAGAAGTCGGGGGTGTACAGGTTGTTGTTGATTTGCTAA